The genomic interval AGATATTTCAGAACGAAACAGATTTCTCAGAACAGATCAtatctgtcacgccccgagcccgggctcGGACCTGTGTGACTGCACaggggcccctatagcaactactttgtattcgtcctcgctttacaaaaatgattaaccaaagttgctatagaagtcctttgtagccctttataaactcattttaaatctttaatttttaagatgtgggacaagggtatcacaatcacccctccttcagaacacgacgtcctcgtcgcggccagaccactcgatccaccagcaccaagaaccactcgatccaccagcaccgagaatctagagatggctcctacaggttcaagaggtggctcccgtcatgtagcactttgtcccgcaggttcaagagatGGCTCTcctgcacgtagcactttgccccgcatagcacttatttctcggtgttccatgccagtgaccggctctgataccattctgtcacgccccgagcccgggcccgcgaCTGCGTGACTGTACAAGGGGCCTCTATGGCAACTACTTCGTATCTGTCCTCGCTTAACGAAAATGGTTAAcacaagttgctatagaagtccattgtagccctttataaactcattttaaatatttaatttttaagatgtgggacaagggtttCACAATATCAGAACaaacagaacactgttactcatctcatttccatggtcaaattgtccccagtatgttactcctctaaggggtgaggccagaaatgGTTTTCtacccaccattgggggccagacagaatcaaaattctcgtcccatttccaATTGACTCGTAACAGTGTAACAaagatttcagatttttaaCGGACATAACTTATCATAATTTCAgacagatgcagcggaatcaAAGAATTCGAAGAGCAGAAGaaaacacataatcgatcggagtttcaaatcataacactgattttcaaaaaaaaaaataggtggacatatatttcatgatttttttcgaaaaacacTATACATGGTACCATACgttattcaaatttcaaaatagaAATGAACTAAgtaacaaaagcccacttactatTTCTTATACGAAgctttctttcaaaatttcggcAGCACTACGGCGTAACTTTGACAGATAAGATCTTCGGTCGAGCAGCACTTTGACGCAATTCCAACAAATATTGTCTTCACTCTGACAGCACTTCGACGCAGAATTCAGCACTGAACCGCACGAGCTTCCTTCCTTGCTTGTTGGCCGAAAATATGGGAGAGTGAGGGGAAgggaaaaaccgaaattttactTGGTTTTTGGGGTGGTCTAGCAATGCATGGGATCACCTATTTATAGATGTCTTGGTGACCTTCCTGCTCCCCCTCATTCACGCCAACTTGGGCTCCAAGTTGTCTTAAATGTGGCTTAAGCTCCATCCAAAGCACCAAAGGCCACATTCTTGCATAATAATGTTGTCCTAACACATAGCTCCTCCCGCAGCTCTTTCATGGATTAACTCAAAAATCATCTCCTGCATATTTCATTTGTCCAAACCTTTAGCTCAACTTTTAGCTCCCTTTTTGATCTTGTTAGGAAAAActtggttgagcttctttgagctGAAAATTCatgtccttgagctggggttttactcctctAGTGACATATCTTTGATGGATGCGGTTATTTGCAGCTTGGCATCCTTTTAAGCAAATTCCCGAGCTTTGAAGTTACTTCCTCGAGTTAAATTCGATGAAAATTCAAGTTAATAttccatttatttaattgtaacAAAATTTGTTGAGCTTATTTCAAGCTAACCTTTAAATTCATATTACTTTCTTGATTTGCTTCGGATCGAAAAATCAGGGTTAAAATTCCgagttctcacatccctccctccttattgaaagtttcgtcctcgaaacttgggtcGCCTTGAGCTTTTGAATAAATGAGGGTACTGTGAGCGCATCTTTTCTTCAagttcccaagtggcctctctTTCGGTATGATTTGACCACTGTACTTTGACATAAGAAATTGTGCGATGTCTCAATACTTGATCTTTTGTGTCCACTATTCGGATAGGGACCTCTTCATATTTGAGTTCCTCATTCAGGTTTCCTTCAATCATCAGCGGTGCCACCTTGAGTACATGACCCGGGTTCGGGACATACTTCCGCAGCTGCGATATGTGGAAAACATTATGTATTCTGGTCATCTCAGGTGGTAAAGCCAACCGATAAGCTAAGGTTCCCACCTTTTCCAGTATTTCGAATGGTCCCACATACCTTGGGTTCAACTTCCCAGATTTACTGAACCGCACCACTCCTTTCATTGGTGAAACCTTGATAGAAGCCTTCTCTCCGATTTCCAATTCTAACGGTCTCCTCTTCAAATGTGCCCAACTCTTTTGTCTATCTTGAGCGGCCTTAAGCCTTTCTTTGATTATGGCTACTTTATCGACAGTTAGTTGACAAGCTCCGGTCCAGTAACAGCTTTTtctccgacttcatcccagtacAAAGGCGATCTACACTTTCGGCCATATAATGCCTCGTACGGAGCCATCTGAATGCTACTATGGTAGCTGTTATTGTAGGCAAACTCAATTAATGGTAGCTACTCACTCCAATTCCCATGAAAGTCTAATGCACATGCCCTCAACATGTCTTCGAGGGTTTGAATTGTCCTCTCAGTGACCGTCAGTTTGTGGGTGATAGGCCGTGCTAAGAGTCACTTTAGTTCCCATGGCTTTTTGAAAACTCTTCCAGAATCGAGATACGAATCTTTGATCTCTATCAGATAATGTGCTCGATGGTACTCCATGCAGTCTTACTATATTATCCATATATAAGGTATCCAGCTTATCTAAGTTGAAATTCATCCGCACTGGTAAGAAATGTGCAGAATTGGTTAATCTATCAATGATCACCCAGATTCTGTCGTGACCCTGCCTCGATCTTGGTAGCCCGACTACAAAGTTCATAGAGATGTTATCTCACTTCCACTCGGGTATTTCCAATGGTTGCAGAAGTCCCCCAGGCCgttgatgctctgccttgacttgttgacagGTTAGACACTTTGCAACGAAAACAGCTACGTCCTTCTTCATTCTATTCTACCAGTAGTTATTCTTCAGATCCCTGTATATTTTGGTGCTTCCCGGGTGTACTGAAAATCTTGATTTATGTGCCTCGGCCATTACCTTCTCTCGTATTCCATCGATGTTTGGCACATACAATCTTCCCTTCATCCAGAGGACACCTTTTTCATCAATTTTGAAATTCTGGCACCTTTCATTCCTGAATTTGTTCCTTTATCTTGAAGGTACTGGTGTCTTGACTTTGCTTTAGTTTGATGGTTTCTTGGAGACCTGGCTGCACTGATAGTGACGATAAGCTCACCTTTCCGGGGTTCCTccggctcaatgcatctgccaccTTATTTGCTTTGCCCGGATGATAGCTGATTACCAAATCATAATCTTTGAGAAGTTCCATccaccttctttgcctcatgtttaattctttctgagtgaaaatgtacttgaggctctgatgatcagtaaaaacttcGCATTTTACTCCATAAAGGTAGTGCCTCCGGATTTTATGCGCGAAAACTACTGCGGCTAGCTCCAAATAATGAGTggggtaattcttctcgtatGGTTTCAATTGacgtgaggcataagcaattacCTGCCCCTCttgcataagcacacacccTAATCCTCCCTTTGAAGCGTCACTGTATACGATGAAATTCTTACCATCCTCGGGAAGAACTAGTACTGGTGTGGATGCGAGTTTTGACTTCAGAGTTTCAAAACTCTTTTCACAAGCTTCATTCCAaatgaatttcgaatttttctgaGTAAGTTTGGTAAGTGGAATGgctatcgaagaaaatcctTTTACAAATTTTCTgtagtaaccagctaaaccTAGAAAACTCCTTACTTCAGTCACCGTCTTTGGTTGTGGCCAATCCTTAATTGCCTCCACCTTTTTAGGGTCTACTGACACTCCTAATTCAGAAATTATATGGCCTAGGAACGCCACACTttttaaccaaaattcacacttcctGAATTTGGCATAGAGTTCCTTCTCACGCAGTGTTTGCAAAGTGATACGCATATGTTCTCTATGTTCCTCTACACTTGGTGAGTATACaaggatatcatctatgaagacAACTACAAACTTGTCAAGATATGGTttgaatacccgattcatcaggtcTATGAACGCTGCAGGAGCATTCATTAGGCCAAAAGGCATTACTgtgaattcgtaatgtccatatctTGTCCTAAAAGCAGATTTAGGGATGTCCTATGCTTTGACCTTCAACTGGTGATATCTTGATCTTAGATCAAGCTTTGAGAAAACTTTGGCTCCTTTTAGCTGatcgaaaagatcatctattCTCAGGAgttgggtacttattctttatggtGATCTTGTTTAGctcccggtagtcgatacatagcctcatgcttccgtcttttTTCTTTACGAAAAGCACTTGGGCTCCCCACAGAGATGCACTAGGGCGGATCTGCTTCTTATCCAGCAATTCTTGGAGTTGCTCCTTTATTTCCTTCAATTCAGTaagagccattcggtatggtgcctttgatattggtgcagcaccagggaccaaattgatttcaaattctactTCTCTATCGGGTATCTCACCCGGTAGTTCCTCGAGAAAAACATCTAgaaattcttgaacaattgggatatcttccaactttgggacttcttcttctttgatttcattgattactGCCAGGTAAATTTCTTCTCCTCCCTTTATATCATTCCAGGCTTGCGAAGTTGACAGTAGgaattttctttctttggatttCCCGTGAAATAAGACTTCCTCTTTAGTAGGAGTCTGAAGTCTAATTTCTTTCTTTTGACAGTCCACAATGGCATGGTTTTTAGCTAACCAGTCCATTCCGAGGATAATGTCAAACTCAAACATATTGAGTTGAATTAATTTCACTTCAAAAGTTTGTTCATTGATACAAATTTCACAGTTTCGATACACTTTCTGAGTTTCTATTGTTTTTTGCTGGCATGTGTTGCTATTCTTAACGGTTCACTAAGAATATCATGATCAAGTTTAAGTTTCTTGGCAAATCTTCTAGACACAAATGAATGTGTGGCACCACAATAAAACAAAGTATATGCAggcattttattgagtaagatggTACCTGCCACTACTTCGTTGCTGTTATCGGCTTCCTCTTGGGTTTATTGCATAGACCCGAGCATTAGTCTTGTTTTCTTGTTGTTTGCTATGCCCCGTCCATTTGTCCTTGTTGTCTGGACAATCTCTAATTCGATGGCCCACTTTTTCGCACTTAAAACATGCCCCTGACTTCCGATAGCATTCTCCGATATGGTACTGTTTACAGGTGTCACATCAATTCCCTTCTCTATTGCCAGTATTGCCAGAACTCCCTTTGAAAGACCCTCCTGAATAGTTTGTTTTCTTAAACTTGGGACCGTTCTGAATAGATTGATTGATCATCGGCTTTTTGTTCTTGTTTTCTTCCACGCGCCTCTTGATATCAGTTTCTGCGCTCATTGCAGCGCCCATCAAATCTGCAAAACTGCTAGGTTTGATTACTGCCAGTGCCGACAGAATTCGGCTGTTGAGTCCCTTTTTGAAACGATGCATCTTCATGGTTTTGTCAGACATAAATGTGGGGACATAAATTCCCAGATCATTAAATCTCGACTTGTATTCCATTACCGTCATATCCGGTGACTGtctgaaattttcaaattcattcagcttttgtagacGAAACTCGGCCGGATAGTATTGCTTCAGAAATTCTTTCTTAAAAATCTGCCATGTGATTTCCTCCACTTCCGCCAAAGATGGCGACACAGTCTCCCACCACTTCCTAGCTCGGTCCTCTAGAAACGGTGCTACAACCTCTACTCTCAATTCTTCAGGTACCTCCAGTAAGTGTAGTTGTGGTTCGACGTTTTTAAGCCAGTTATGACTGACTTCTGGGTCTGGGTTTCCATCGAAGGTCGGAACTCGGTTCCTCCTGAGAGATTTGTATTGTTACTTAATTCCACGGGGTTGTGGTTCAGGTGGTGGCTGTATTGCATTGGCAAGGGGATTCACAATTCCTTGCAATGTAGCAGCTACGATAGTTGCTATTGCCATCATATCCTCTTGGCTGAGGTTCACCctgggtggtggtggtggtggattcTTGTTTTGATTGTCGCCACGAGGATTACGGTTGTGACAGGGAGGTCTGCCTGCCATATCCTATaaacatgtattttattaatttgtttgccaccatatttaatcaaagaaataatttcattaaattgtaaaaagttttcatacaacaaatCTTGTCTAATAATTGATCAAATACTTTTAGATACAATCGAAGCCTACTCTAGAGCTCTCTCTCTACTCATCTATCACTTCCACATCCCCTATTGCTTCATTAACTTCTTCCTCCACCGGATTTGCTTCCATTTGTTCCATTAGTTCctacatattgatcatttcatTTTTCAGATGCTCAATGAAATTCTGCAGTTGTGTATTTTGATGATCGAGGTTGTTAACTTGTTCCTGCAGCTCTTGTATCGTTGATTGATTCACTTTCTCGTCGTGTTCTTGCTCGTCAATTTGTTTTTGAAGACGATGTTGAATTTTGAGAAGACTATCATTTCGGATTTGGAACGAGCCAATCCTGTCCTGTGCTTTATTTAACTCCTGCTTAGTGATCTCATGACGACGTTCTGACTCTATCTCCACTTTCTCCAATAAGTCTCTGTTAAGTGCAGTGAAGCGCGTGATGCGAGTGGAGTCGGTCGGTATCTGCAGCAGTTGGCTCTCAGCCAAGTCTAGATGATGGGACAATCGATGTACCTCGGTTTCAAGTGTGTGACTACTCTCACTAAGCTCCAGTTTCTCCAACTTTTCCTTTGCCAGTTGCGCCTTCAAAGTTGCAATCTCCCTAGTTTGATTATCTATGGTAAGCTGACGCATACGGAGAGCAGCCTGTGCGCGAGTACGAGGGGCAGCCATTTCCTAGGATAAAAATGGAAGGTAAAGCATCAGAATCGTATAAAGGGTGGAAAAGCACAAATAATAGAAACAAAGCGGTCGTGGAAAATTTTTCGATAGTAAGAGATTTCAGAACGATTGAAGAGATACATTTTTGAAGTCTATTCGAAATTTAGAAAACGGATGAAAGTTAGACTTCAGGATTAGATGAATGTTGGACTCGAATTGGGATAcactaggcttttgccaaaatttgacttcgccaaattttgtctgtcaaaatcccagggggattatgaacctgacggctctgatatcacttaaatgtcacgccccgagtccgaagcatcggtgacatccggcattgtttaacaattactgGAAAACAATTTAGCCTCGTCTCGAAATGCCAAAagccagtctttttcataaattaaacattgcctttacattgacaatagaaataaaaatacatcagagttttgCGGAAACGAAACAGAagaaaagaataaaattctcaattcttgAACTTTTCTTTcgatcaccatccccagaacGCTTCCTGCTCGTCCTCATTcagttgttcttcatttttatctgaaattgtaGGGCGTGAGTGTTTTGGCACTTAGCAAGTGGGGGGGGTGGGTCGATCGAtgtccaaagatacatatagaacatAAGCCTTTAAAACAATTCTTTAACAATCTATCAAATCTTACTACTTAACTTATCATAACAGAAACGAACATGAGACAGATATTTCAGAACGAAACAGATTTCTCAGAACAGATCATATCAGAACAAACAGAatactgttactcatctcatttccatgatCAAATTGTCCCAAATATGTTACtcttctaaggggtgaggccagaaatggttttatacccaccattgggggccacacagaatcacaattctcgtcccatttccaATTGACTCGTAACAGtgtaacaaagatttcaaatttttaacgGACAGAACTTATCAGAATTTTAGACAGATGCATCGGAATCAAAGAATTCGAAGAACAGAAGAAAACAGATAATCGATCATAGTTTGAAATCATAACACTGATTTTCAAAAAAACATAGGTGGACATGTATTTCATGattttttttcgaaaaacacTATACATGGCACCATACgttattcaaattttaaaataaaaatgaactaAGTAACAAAAGCCCAGTTACTATTTCTTATACGAAgctttctttcaaaatttcggcAGCACTTTGGCGTAACTTTGACAAATAAGATCTTCGGTCGAGCAGCACTTTGACGCAATTCCAACAAATACTGTCTTCACTGTGACAGCACTTCAACGCAGAATTAAGCACTTGAACCGCACGAGCTTCCTTCCTTGCTTGTTGGCCAAAAATATGGGAGAGTGAGGGGAAgggaaaaaccgaaattttactTGGTTTTTGGGGTGGTCTAGCAATGCATGGGATCACCTATTTATAGATGTATTGGTGACCTTCCTTCTCCCCCTCATTCACGCCAACTTGGGCTCCAAGTTGTCTTAAATGTGGCTTAAGCTCCATCCAAAGCACCAAAGGCCACATTCTTGCATAATAATTTTGTCCTAACCCATAGCTCCTCCCGAAGCTCTTTCATGGATTAACTCAAAAGTCATCTCCTGCATATTTAATTTGTCAAAACCTTTAGCTCAACTTTTAGCTCCTTTTTTGATCTTGTTAGGACAAACTTGATTGAGCTTCTTTGAGCTGAAAATTCgcgtccttgagctggggttttactcctctAGTGACATATCTTTGATGGATGCTGTTATTTGCAGCTTGGCTTCCCTTTAAGCAAATTCCCGAGCTTTGAAGTTACTTCCTCGAGTTaaattcaatgaaaattcaaGTTAATAttccatttatttaattgtaacAAAATTTGTTGAGCTTATTTGAAGCTAACCTTTAAATTCATATTACTTTCTTGATTTGCTTCGGATCGAAAACTCCGGGTTAAAATTCCGGGTTCTCACACTGGGCTCATTGGTTCAAGGGATGGGGAGCAAAACATAGAGTCCTACACCACTAGGAGTCTCGGCCAGAATAGGTGGGTCTTGGGGTGGCTCGTTTTTGTTGTTGGGTCTGGGTTCTTAGTGTTTTAAGGGTCCAATAGGATAGTTTAAGATGCAGGTCTAGTTTTGGGTCGGCATGGTTTGAGGGTAACTCTTGAAAATCGAAAGTTGGCTCgaggtcgaagtttaggtgtcaaaataGGGTTTTAAACTAATGaaaattggaaaacggctcacgggggtcgagctGCGGTCCATAagagctaaaataatataaaaaactaaatttagaatttaggaattttatattaaagtttgggattttttcgggattaaaacaccgtcaaaacatataattaaagataaatgaaaaagactaatttatatgctaaataaaattatggaaaaattcatgtaagcttaaataattatttgagacatgttagagtcaaaaAAGCAAGAAAAAAGTCAAATTCGTAAAATGTcaagtctaggggtaaaacagtctttttacacctaaaaattagtaaaggtcatggcagtacCTAAATACTATTttaatgatattatgattatttttaaatgtttatgaaatgttcatgattaaattatgatttttaaatgtctatgggatttttatgaattaagaaagacatttaaaagacatgttgcatgcttggtttcaaaaacaaaattatatgtaatgcatgatttttttaaagtgatgagaataagaaacgttgaaggaagtgaagttaTTGTGACTATTACGTGGTTACATTGgaagatatcgtgagggttatggtcccagtgggatcCCGACGATCGTACTTCTAATGTTACCATTGAGGATATGAGGTATGAGGTAAGAATGGAATATCGTGAGgcgagaaggccccagagggagcccatttatgggagaaggccccagagggacccccgacgatcgtatttctattcgaaagaGGATAggtcaaggctcagttgaccgatgagagtgtcgctgatgtacccgccgcccagtactgtggttacatgtagatggttCCATCGACTTCTGAGGTTATGTCATGATGAGGAAAgttacaattaacgatctgaattcaacaaaggaaaaggaaaaaaatgtttatgatcatgttaaaggttttatgtcatgttgaggaaaaaggaaaaaaggttaaggtttatgaaattcatgtcatgaaaatggtcatgtttgaagtttatgcatcattaaaatatttatgaaaatggtcatgtttgaagtttatgcatcttcatgaaaaagatattttaagtacaagtatttttcactgttatatgttgattgtattacgtattatttgttattaagattatggtgtgttgagtctttagactcactaggtgtgatggatgcaggtgggtTGGAGGGAGCACTTGATGTGTGATtttgctggactgtcggtgcacacaacccgaggaccagcgcttctatttttCCGCATTACATTTATGCTTATGACTtcagttaaagatttttaaactatttatttatgcttttgagaaatttttgagaggtttagtatggctatacttttcaaattattgcttttctAGGTTTGGTATAACAGTAGACAATTCAATTTTTATGACTATTTCTGTAACAAACCGTACTTTtcctacttaaaatttgcggaaaaatttcaaattttcttaaataaaaacatctaTACGGTCGTCAACTCATCGCTCCTAAAAATATCTTGGAAAGCATTCATCATCAATAAAATTTACTAACAAAATACTGGTTCCAAACATCCCTCACCACCTGGCTAAACCTATTGATGGTAGAGGGGAAATTGcagaaatcagagtattttaaacttgcataaaaatattaaaataacgtgggcggtcctcgggtctagcctcccgctcagtccaagcctgctccttggtctccacctccagtctcctcatagacatcctcacttgcatcgatcaagtctagtgagtctaaagactcaacacgtataaactggaataaaaagtactacataataaaaccacatacaactttaaaatagaacatacatacttgaagcttggctttgaaatgaacttgaacttgcatacttaCATATACGTGCCTTAACttgaaagctttcataaacatgctagcatacttgatcatacttaaacatacacgacttcattttgcgtagaggcatgtttcaaagcaagtgatccatacataataaacgcctgatcagacaaaccacagtactgggctgacagagacgtatccactgccacatacatgagttccccgttcatgatttaacgggctggttggttcccgttcataatttaatgctttccaaccacgatctaacccgttcataatttaacggggtggagaggtcctcggccatgttcaccgacttccaaacccattcataatttggtcacaagaaacttagcatacctcaaaaacttaaaatattttatttttgcacgtcaacatacttacttggcgttgagggatccgttggacttcgatcgagGTTGTTGCTGCTCATACTAACGTGACTTCATAAACTCAACGGGTGTAACTTAGACGTAACAATCAAGCTTACTCACGAGTTCATAcatttccttaggacgttctaaaattctaGTGATTCAACATTGTTAAACATTGCACTAAACCACGACGTCAGCCTCAAAGCATACCATAATATTTCCCAAAAACTCAAGAagacggaccccgtgcccaggtccggatccgggtccgtgtaggtgtgGTGGAATGACTCGTGAAGAAAAGgggaggcacggaccccgtactGAGGTCCGGGTGGAGTTCCGTGTAGTTGCGCAAAACTGAAATTCGGGAAGAAgtgaggacacggaccccgtgctagggtccgtgtagaggtccgggtgGCTTCGCAAAAATGGCTACTGAaagggaacaaaggcacggaccccgtgtcagggtccgtgtgttCTCGTTTTTTCTGCACCTGCGAGGAAACTTACATAatgtctattctcccaatcGAACAAATAATAGAACGAAATTAAACACCTTGAGACCAAACTAAGACACCATAGCATTGAACTAAACTCGTACGACACCCACAACAACGACGTTCCCCCTACGATACATACAATGCGAAAACATGAAAGCTTGACACCCCAttgcttcctacgacttctaatgaatTAAAGAGCCTAAAGATATGAAcgaaacctcaaaaatactccaAACATCATTACCAATGcacctatacgcagcaacgatcacccgtcgatttccaacgtatcctgcaacaaataacttcaagaacacaatttacgtaaaagtcgcagtttgagcagtcccacgaaaaacgccataactcactcaatatttatccaaaaatttcgaattttatatcaaatcgaaggtatcaaaaatttaTACGTTTTTCTTGTTGAACGTTTTCTCAAGATCTCGACCAAAAATTCATAGTTTTAACAAGAACAGTAAAAATGTggtttagatctaaaaattttccttcaaaattgaTCCAAACAATTAACTGCAcaaactatgaacatcatacatgaattttacgcataaaacaacgcaacacataacaTGACATGAACGACACAGCAAAAAAGAGATTATACGTGActttaaatctttaacgttaccgaaacgacgacaccgaagcggaacG from Primulina eburnea isolate SZY01 chromosome 17, ASM2296580v1, whole genome shotgun sequence carries:
- the LOC140817905 gene encoding uncharacterized mitochondrial protein AtMg00860-like; the encoded protein is MPFGLMNAPAAFIDLMNRVFKPYLDKFVVVFIDDILVYSPSVEEHREHMRITLQTLREKELYAKFRKCEFWLKSVAFLGHIISELGVSVDPKKVEAIKDWPQPKTVTEVRSFLGLAGYYRKFVKGFSSIAIPLTKLTQKNSKFIWNEACEKSFETLKSKLASTPVLVLPEDGKNFIVYSDASKGGLGCVLMQEGQLPLIEFAYNNSYHSSIQMAPYEALYGRKCRSPLYWDEVGEKAVTGPELVN